Part of the Flagellimonas eckloniae genome, CGCGAAAGGCCTGAACCATCCACCCATCTGGGTTGGTGTTCCAAATCAGCTAAATCATTTTCCAGCATATGAGTTATGACAGTTTTGGTGCTCAGCGTATCCGAAAGCATGGAGGAGGCTGCCATTAGCAATTGCTCTGCTAAAAAATTATCGCTTTTGTGCAACATGAGTTTGTAAATGGAATCAGTTTCAATTCCATAGAGAATCTTTTTATCTCCTGCAGGAAAACTATCAATTAAGGATATATTCTTTTTTAGGTTGTTTTCCAATAAGTGTTTTGTAAGTAGATCACTGGTAATAAAAGGTACTTCCAAAGTATCTTTTTCTGAAGGTGAAATAAAGAAATGATTTATGAATTCATCTCTTTGTTTAGATTCTTCTATTAGAATGACATTTTCCTTAAAAAAAGATGGAGACACGTTTAAACTATCTGGCTTGGAAATAGTGACCACATTTCCATAAAGCGGGAATGTACTTTTCTCTGGGGAAAAATAGGTATCGTAATCTTCCCATGCCCATCCAGGTCCATATTTATCTTCGGCGGAATTTTTTAGATACAAGCTTACATTCTTGAAGGAGTTTAGAAAATTTATCGCGGTACTATCTTCAAAATATGGATGTAGGGCAGATGGATCTCCCGTTCCTTCGGCAAAAAGAGTATCGTTCTGAACATGATATTTAAGTGAAGGAATGTTTTTCGGCAACAATACCAATCCGGTGAAAAAGGTCACAATTTTTAAATTACTCGCTGGAGTAAAATATCTATCACCGTTGGTATTGTAAATCACTTCATCTCTTTCAGTGTCCAAAACAACCAGCCCATGAAAAGAATTGTTCAAGGGTTCATTTTGCAATAGAGTGCTGTATTTGGTAACTCGGGAAGAAGAGCAGCCTAAAAGAAGGAAAAAGCTTGTTAAGGTAATAATAGTCAAATACTTAAGACGCTGATTGTATGGAAGGTACATTTTACTGTTTATAGAATTTAACACGAATTTATTTAATTTTTAACCGCTTTTTGACGTATTTAAGCATGATTTTTCTTAAATTAGTTGCTCAACCTTTTAATCCAATTAATCAATTTTCTATGCCTAGAGCAATGTTAGATTACACCAAAACTGTCTTGCAAAAAGTAAGTTTTGATGCTAAGCTATTCGCAAAAGAATTAAAAAAAGCTGTTTCAAGGTTATTACCAAGTGAAATCGAAGAACTCAAAATCTGGTTAGAGTATTTTATTTTAGATAAACCAGAATTACATCCTACATTACTATTAATAAAAGCATAAAATAAGAGCCGCGAAAAGCGGCTTTTTTATTTTTAAAAGGCTTAATTTTTTCCTAAGGGACTAATTATTTTTACGTCTTGAAAGGCAATGGCACCTCGCACAACTCCTGAAATTACTTCCTTCAGAGCCTCCGTAATTTGAATTTTAAGTTCACTCTTATGATATATTAAACTTATTTCCCGTGCAGGGGAGGGGTTTTTAAATTGCCTTAAGGACGACTTTTTTTTCTGATCAAGCTCTAAAGTATTCAAATAAGGTAATAATGTCATGCCCATTCCTTCATCCGATAAACTTACCAAGGTTTCAAAACTTCCACTTTCAATTTTAAACTGCTCTTCGTGTTGGTTCTTTGGAGATTTACATAGATTGATGACGCCATCTCTAAAACAATGTCCATCCTGCAATAAAAGGATATCATTCACATCTAAATCTTCAGTGGTCAAAAGTTCTTTGGAGGATAAGCGGTGGTTTTTTGGAACATACCCCACAAACGGCTCGTAATAAAGAGGACGCTCTTTAATAAACTCAATTTCTAAAGGAGTAGCCGCTATTCCAGCATCCAAATGACCGTCCAATAAATTCCGAATCAATGTATCAGTTGGCTGTTCCTTTATGATCAGGTTCACCTTGGGGTATTTCTTAATAAAAGTATTAAGGAACATTGGCAATAGTGTTGGCATTACGGTAGGGATGATTCCTATGGTGTAATCCCCTCCTATAAATCCCTTGTCTTGGTCAACAATGTCCTTAATGCGCTCTGCTTCGGCAACTATATTTTTAGCCTGCGCAACTATTTTTTTACCTACCTCTGTTATTGAAATGGGTTTTTTACTTCGATCAAATATTAAAACGTCGAGTTCATCCTCAAGTTTTTGCACCTGCATGCTCAACGTAGGCTGGGTAACAAAACTCTTTTCAGCAGCAAGGGTGAAATTTTTATATTCAGCAACAGCTAAAACGTACTGTAATTGCGTTATGGTCATTCATTATAAATTAGCAATATAAAAATATGAAAAACTATCAATTTAATTTATGATGATTTAAAGAAAGATGTTCCTTGTTGATATATTAATACAAAATGAAAGAGGCTTGCAAACAGCAAGCCTCTTTATTTGATTGATGAACTGGTGTTGTCTAGAACCTGATTTCAAATTCTAAATCTTCTTCATTAGCTTCAAATTGCGCAGTGGAAAAAGAAGGAGGTCCAAAAGACATATCATTGCCAGATAGTCCATAACTTTCTTTAGGCATTCCATTTGCCTCAAAATCCATTCTACCATTTTCATTGGTATCATGCAAAGCCATTACCGCATAAGTTCCTGGTGTTACGTCCTTAAAAGTGAAGGAAACGGTTCCATTCTCAATTTTACTTTCCAAATTCCGCATTCCTGGGCCCTTCATAAATGTGTCAGCTGTATGCAGGCCAACCATTACCTTGCCTTCATTGCTGGCAACATTGGTAATGGAGACCTTAATGTTAATACCTGTTGTTTCTTGGGCGATGCTTAAAAAGCTAACAAGAAGAAAAGTTAGTGTTAGTGTCAAAGTTTTCATAATGAATGTTTTTGTTGTTAGTGATGGACCAAATTTCCTTCAAAGCAGTTTGCTTTAAAATTTCAATCTACTGAAATGTTGTTTTTTAAGACTGAACTGTAATTCAAAAAAAGCATCACAATTCATCCTGAAAATTCCACAGTTGAGTGTTTCTGATTGGTTTGGTGAAAGTGAGCACATCATTTTTGCGGCATCAAATAACAAACAGTCATGAAAAACCACATTCTTTTAGTAATCACTTTTTTTAACTTCAGCATTTTGTTGGCACAAACAACAATTTCAGGTATTGTAACCGATACTAAAAATATTCCCATTGTAGGGGCCAATGTATATTTGGAAGGAACCTATGATGGAGCTTCTACCGATGAAAGTGGTACATTCAATTTTGAAACCTCCGAAACGGGCACGCAAACCTTGGTGATTTCCATGCTGTCCTATGATGCGCATTATGAGGTTGGTGATGTCACCTATTTCAAAAATCTTAAAATCAATTTATTGGAATCCATAAATACCTTGACTGGAGTTACTCTAACGGCCGGGACTTTTGAAGCTGGCGATAACTCCAAAGTATCAGTGCTAAAACCTCTGGATATTGTAACAACGGCTGGTGCTGTTGGTGACTTTGTTGGAGCACTGCAAACGCTGCCTGGAACTACATCGGTAAATGAAGATGGCAGACTTTTTGTCCGCGGAGGATCTGCAGAAGAAACCCAGGTATTTATAGATGGACTCCGCGTTTTTCAACCATTTAATGCTACTGCAAACAATACGCCAACAAGAGGTCGATTTTCCCCATTTCTTTTTAAAGGAATTACGTTTAGCACCGGAGGGTATTCAGCAGAATATGGCCAAGCGCTATCTAGTGTGCTGTTACTGAATACTACAGATGTTCCAAACCAAGAAAAAACGGACATTTCAATAATGTCGGTTGGCGCGGGATTGAGCCATACCAAAATATGGGGAGATCAATCTTTGAGCATAAATACATCCTACATAAATCTTGCACCTTATGAAGCTTTAATACCTTCTGATCAAGGTGTAAAATGGAATAGTCCCTATGAATCCTTGGCTGGAGAAGCTGTTTTCAGAAGCAAGGGGGATAGAAGTATGTTTAAGTTGTACACTGGTTTCAACTATGCAAATTTGGATATAGAGCAAGAGGATATCAATTTCGATGATTTGGTCGGATTTCAATTAAAGAACAACAATCTATATTTCAACTCATCATACAAATACTTTTTTGAGAATGATTGGACTCTTACTTCTGGTGCTGCGATTTCATGGGATACCAACAACATAGGATTGGAGGAAGGAGCTGTTGATGACAAAGAGGCTGCGTCACATATAAAAATTAAAGCGAGAAAAAATTTTAGCAGTAGGTTTAACCTAAACTTTGGATCAGAGGTTTTTGTAACCAATTTTGATGAGACCTTTACGGATGCTATGGATGAATCCTTTACCAGTAATTACGAAGATCGATTGTTTGCAGGGTTTTTAGAAGCAGATATTTTTTTTAGTAATCATTTTGCCGTGAAATTAGGAGTCAGAGGAGAAAATAGTTCCTTATTGGATGATTTTACTATTTCGCCTAGAGTTTCATTGGCATACAAGCCGGGCGAAAAAGGTCAGTTTTCCTTGGCATATGGTGATTTTTACCAAAACCCATTATCAGAAGTGGCAAAGTTTGGGCAACCACTGCTTTCTGAAAAAACATCACATTACATCCTGAATTATCAATATGTTGGAGATGGAAAAACATTTAGGGCGGAGACATATTACAAAGATTATGACAATTTGGTGAAGTTTGATACAGATTTGCCCCAGTTTAATTCTATCTATTCAAATTCCGGTGACGGATATGCTGCTGGTCTTGATCTTTTTTGGCGAGACAACAAGAGTATTAAGAATTTGGATTATTGGGTTTCCTACTCATATTTGGATACAAAAAGGGACTATAGAAATTATTTGGAAAGTGCTACGCCCAATTTTGCTCCAAAACATAACCTTTCCTTAGTGACCAAATACTGGGTTGATGAATTGCGTTCCCAAATAGGCGTATCCTATTCATATGGTTCAGGAAGGCCATATGACAATCCAAATACCGAAGAATTTTTAGCTGAAACAACAAGGTCATTTAATAGTTTAAGCCTTAATTGGGCCTATTTAATAGATCAACAAAAAATCCTTTTCTTTTCAGTTAGTAATGTGTTGGGGTTCAATAATGTTAGCGATTATCAATATGCGGATACTCCAAATATGAATGGAGTTTTTGATAGACGCGCAATTACTCCTCCAGCAGATAGTTTCTTTTTTGTAGGCTTCTTTTGGACCATTAGTTCAGATGGAAAAAGCAATCAACTTGATAATCTGTAGATTACTTTATAAAAGAAGTTCCATTTGAATATCGCTGCGCTCATAAGGAGACTTGGCCCCATGAATTTGTACGAACCCTAATTTACGATACAAACTAATAGCTGGTTTTAATACTTTATTACTTTCAAGATATAGTCTTTTTGCTCCTTGGAATCTCGCTTTTGCAATAATATGCTCGGCTAGCAGTTTTCCTATGCCCCTCCCTTGTACCTTGGGTGATACCCCCATTTTAGCCATTTCATAGTCAAATCCAGGATAATCGCAATGTATTAAAGCACATACACCAACAGGTTCATCATCCAATAGGGCAACAGCAATATAGCCCCCTTTGTCAAGAATGTATTTCTTTGGATTATTGAGAGCAATACGGTCCATTTCCTCAATCTTAAAATACTTGAGAATCCACTCTTCATTAAGTGTTTTAAAAGCATCTTTATAAGTTTCAGTGTACGCCACTATTCTTAGGTTTTCACTCATATTTTTAATACATAATAGTCGTAGATTGTACAAAAATACATTGAAAACGATAAAAGCTTTCGGGAATTTAAAAGAAGTAAGTCACTAAATTTCAGGCGAGAACATCCAATTTTTTTCACATAATCACGTTTGATAACTAGTAAATACGGTTTTTAACGATTAAATTGGTTATTTACCGATAAAAAATGTAATATTATATAAAAGTTAATAGTAAAACTCTTACAAGTATCCCAAATCTTGCTAATGAGACCAAACAGAAAATATTTACCTGTTACCAGCAGGCTCTTTAACCTACAAACACCATTTCGCTATGGAAGTAAAACTACCCCTATTTTCCAAGTATATCATTGCGTTTCGTTTTAAATGGTTTTTTTCGCTACTTGTATGCTGCATTTTTTTTAGTAAAATTGGCGCGCAAGAAAGTAATCCATACGTAAGCTATGACGTACCATTCCAAAATCTATTAAAGTTCAATAGGTTTTTGATAAATCCTACTTTTTCAGCAGTTCGAGAAGATAAATCCTATGTTAACCTTTTTCATAGAAGTCAAGGAGCTGATTTTAACGACAATAATCAAAACTACTTTCTGAGCTATAGTGGTCGTATTAATGATCGTATTGGACTTGGAGTAAGTCTTTATAATCAACAGGAAGGCGTGATTTCCAATCTGGGGGTAATGGCAAATTATTCCCACGGTATTCAATTGGGCCAAAAAAGCAACCTCAGTTTTGGGGTAAATATTCCTTATTATGTCAGCAGTTTTGATCCTGATAGGGCAATTACCGTGGATGAAGATCCTTTGCTGAACGATGCTTCACAAAATTCCATTATTTCCTTCCAACCAGGGCTTAATCTTTCCCTTGGAAAGTTTGATTTTGGCGTTTTTGCACAAAACTTGGTGGACTATAACATGAGGTCGGGAAAATCTTTGACTGATTTTAATGAGAAGACCTTTTCTGGACATATTCAATTTGCCCATGAGTTTAAAAATGGAGCAGGTATTTTTGAAGATGGACGTTTATTGCCTTTGGCCAGAGCTAGGTTTGAAGGAGCTCAGGACCCTATTTTTGGAGGTGGTCTTATTCTTGATTTACCAAAGCTGGGATGGATTCAGGGAGGATATGACCAATTTTATGGTGCTTCAGCAGGTACCGGTTTCAATTTAAATAGGAGACTTTCCTTTGGCTATAATTTTGAGAAGAATATCAATAACAATTTAACAAATCTTGGTGTTACCCATGAGGTTTCCATAGCTTTTTCGTTTGTTCCCATACTTTCAAGAAACAGTATTGCGTCAACGGATGATTCCACTAGAGAACCTATTGAAGGAACTTTTGTGGCAGACACAAAAAAGCATAAGAAAACTCCCAAAAACAAACTAGATGCGGAGACAACCCTTCGTCCAACAAATAAAGAAGACCTCGCTTTTTGGGAAGAACAAGTCAAACTATTGAAAGCTCAACAGGATGACAACTATGCCGTAATCAATGAGTTGATTTTTAAAATGGATTCGTTAGAGGAAAATAGACAGCGCGATATGGAAAAGCGGTTTGAAATGGTGATGCGAATGGTAGAGCGCAAGACCGATAACAAACGCCCAGACATTGAGGAGGCTGCGCAAAAATTATATTTGGCCAAACACAAGGATTTGGATTCCATAGCAAGATCTTTGGAAACTACACAGTTAGCGGAAAACTCAAGTTCCAAAACAGATCAGGAATCTAAAAATAAAAAGGGCTCGTTCTCCGGAGGTGCTTTTAAACCTATTGAAAAGTTCATAAATCTAGATGGAGTAGGAAAAGGGCACTACATTGTGGCCAATGTCTTTAAAAATGAGCGGTACTTGAAAAGTTTTATGGCTCAACTTAAAGCTAAGGGATTGAATGCCAAGTATTTTAAAAACCCTGACAATGGCCTTAATTATGTTTATTTGGCAATGTATCAGGAAAATGAACTGGCTTACCAGGCATATCGTTCTAAGATGGAAGGCAAGTACAGTGATGAAATTTGGATTATGCATGTAGACAATCCAAGGTATTCAAATTGGGCGGACACCAAGTTTATGGACAATGAATAAGTAATCAGGATTTACGTTCAATCATCTTTTTAGCAATAGCTTTACTTCCGGCATCTTCTTTTTCATGAAGCTCGGAAGTAATTTTTGGATGGTCTTCTGTACGTGTTTGAGAGAGTTTGTATGCTGCTTGAATTTCTGTGATTTCAACTTGAAAACCAACAACTCCTTTCACTTGTCTTAGAGTTTTTGGAGACATATCATCAAGAGAAATAGGGTTTTTAGAATCCTTTTCATATTTGTGCACCAATTTGTGAAGAGATTTCATGGTATCTTTTTCATTGAGAACACTTAATTTTCCATAAACATGCACCGCAATATAGTTCCAAGTGGGAACTTCCTCTTCCTTGTACCATGAAGATGATACATATGCATGGGGACCGTTGAAAATACACAAGACTTCGGTTATGTCACTAAATGCCTTCCATTGCGGATTCGCCTTGGCAATATGCCCTACAAGAACATCTTTTCCTTGTTCATTCCTATCTAACTCCAAAGGAATATGTGTAGCATAAGGTCTTCCATCTGTTTGATTAACCAAAATGCCAAAGCTGTTATTGATCAAGAAATCTTTGATTTCAGCTAGATTTTCATTTTTGTAGTAATGTGGGATATACATCTATTCAAATTTTGACGAAAAGGGTTCAATTAGTTTTCAGTAGAATTTAATGATGTGAGTTTTTATAATGTTCCTTGATCAGATCCCTTCCAAAGTCTCCATCAAAATCACGCCAAACAGAATGAATATGATTTGCATTTTCCTGGGTATTATCAAATTCAACCAAAAACGTTTTTCCTTGAATGCGGTAATAATGGGGTTTACCTATTTCGGTTTCTCCAGCCCATCCAAAGTGGATATTCCCAAACTCTTCTTTTTTTAAGTTCTCCATGCGCATCTTTGCCAATTCTTCTGGCATTGCGGATAGGTATTCAAAAATAAGTTCAGAAATCATTTGTTGTTGATTATCCGTTAATTCCGATACAGAAATTCCAACGGTTTCAAGAGGTGTAACTGTTGAAAAGTTACTTGAAACATTATCTCTAAAGGCCTTTTCCCTAAAAATAGCTTTTGCTTTTTGAACTTCATTTAGCTGGTTGATTAGTTCCAGTGCTAAATCCTGTTCCGTTGCCAAAGTGCGCTCACCTTTTCTAGTACCGGATTTTATGATTGCCGGACTCGCTCCAAAAAAACGAGGAGTATAGGAAACTTTATCGTCAACAACAGTAAAGTTTAAGGAAATATGGTGCCCTTCAAAAGACCATCCCCAAACTGCATCTTTTTTTGGGTAGCCATAGATCGCAACATGATATTTTTTAGAATCGCGCATGTGGGTATTTCCGCTAAGTTCCGCAAGAACGTTTTCAAGATCTATAATCCTGATGGTTTTTTCATAGCCCGAAAGACTTAAATGGCTTTTTAGCATCGTATGGAATAATTTGGATTGGGAACTATTTAATTTTCCAATTTGAATACCAGGTCTTTCCCACATGGATGCAGGTAAAAAATGCCAGTTTTGACGTGTTTCAGTTTCAAAAGGGAATTGGGTTTTTTCGAGTTGCGCAACATTGAGCGATTTTAAAAAAGCCACTACAGGGTCTGAATCTGACTGCCCAAAGGATGGGAAGACAATGATGCAAAATAACCATAGAATATACTTTTTCATAAGTAGTTATTAAAATGGTAAGTCAGTGAAAAAAATCATTGCAAGATACGGTTTAGCTATAAATAGCTTAACCACCACTTTCCCTTATTGTTGAGTTTGTAAATCATGTATTTGTTACAAATGGGGTACAGAAAGAGTACAATGCCAACCCAAATCAAATAGACGCTTCCCAATTCACTTTTGATTGATTATCAAATATATAGGCACAAACTTTTAATGCTAAAACTGAAAATAAATAAATTGCTCCCCACTACCTTGTGCAATACAGATAAGTATAAACATTACAGCCCAAACTATGCCCAATGCCCACGGGTGTATTTTTTTGCTTACTTCTTTCATGTTGGTGTTGCGCATGAACCAATGGCAGATAAAAAGAAGGGCAACCACAGTAAATACCTTGATAATATCAAAAGACCCGAGAATTTTTTCACCCTCATCATTCAGAAACAGCATTGATGTAACCATGTTTTTAGCTGTGGAAAATTCTCTTGCCCTGAAAAATACCCATGTGAAATTTACCAAAGTGTAGGTTAACAAGGCAAATAGAATCCCATTCCAAGCATTTATTTTGATGGGTATTACTTTTTTGAGCAAACGTTCACCTACCAGGTAGATGCCATGCAAAGCGCCCCAAACAACAAAGGTCCATGCAGCTCCATGCCAAAGACCACCCAATAACATGGTGAGCATTAAGGCAACATACATGCGGGTAATCCCGTGTCTATTTCCACCCAAAGGAATATATAAATAATCTCGTAACCAGCTAGAGAGGGAAATATGCCAACGTTTCCATAGATCTCTGAAACCAATAGAAGCGTAGGGAAACATAAAGTTATCAGGAAGAACAATTCCCAACATCAATGCAATGCCAATGGCACAGGTAGAATATCCGGCAAAATCAAAAAAGATTTGACCTGAAAATGCAAGTGTGCCCGACCAAGCATCCATTCCATGAAGAATGTTCTTCGAGCCAAAAACTGTATCGGAAGTTCCAGACAGCAACGTATCTGCCAGCACTACTTTTTGAAATAATCCAATAGTCAATAAAAACAAACCCCAGATAAATTGTTGCGCAGTGGCTTTTTTGGATTCGTAAAATTGTGAAATAAGATCTTTTGCCCTTACAATTGGACCCGCCACTAGTTGCGGAAAGAAGGTTACATACAACGCAAAATCTAAAAAGGTCTTGGCGGGGTCTATTTTCTTCTTATAAATGTCAATTGTATAGGACATGGTCTGGAAGGTGTAAAACGAAATTCCCATGGGCAGAATAATATCCATAGGCTGTGCTTGGAAATCCCACCCAATGCTATTTGCCGCTGTAACAAAGTTTTCCAGTAAAAAATCCCCGTATTTAAAAAAGGCCAAGAACCCAAGATTTACAACCATGCTTAGCAAGAGCCATAATTTTCTAATATTTTGTCGTTCTTCTTTGGCCAATTGGTTTCCTGCTGTCCAGTCTACCATGGTTGAAATCCATAGAAGCAGAATTAATGGCGGATTCCATAACCCATAAAAGACATAACTGGCCAATAACAGCATTGTTTTTTTTCCTGTCCAGTTAAAAAGAGGAGCATAATACAGTGCTAATACAACTGTCAAAAAGACAATAAATCCTAATGAATTGAATAACATATTTAGTTGGTTTTTTGTAAGTGTTTATCTTTAATTAGTTGGTTTACCAAATCGGCGGTATACGTTTTTGCATCTTCGGCATTCATATGGGACCAATCTGGCAATGTATGTTTTGACATAAATCCGTAATCTTCAAAATGATATGCTGGACAATCCAGAAGTTCAACAAATTTGTCCCAAACCTTATTTTTAGGAAGGATTCTTTTGGTGTGCATATTCCACTCATTTTCAGCCTTATGCCTTACCAAAATAATTTTCCCTCCACGGGCCTTGAATTTTTTTGCTGGCTCTTGATATTTTTCAATTATTGTGGGCACCACATCTTTGATGACCTCATAATCTGGGATATATGGTAAGAAAGAATTCCAAACATTTTGGACTTTTTCTGCAAATTCAGGTTTGGTTACCATTGAAGAGAACATGATTAAATTTCTATCTTCATCATTGTAGCCAAAATTCAGGAACTTAGGTGCAGGTGGAATCCTTTCGCCAATCGAGATAGTGTTTATCAGTGCTTTTAAATCAAGGTCATTGTAAAACTTCAGCTCTGATGAGGTCAGCATTACCAAATTTCGTTCTAAAGGTTTTGAAACCCAAAAACCCAGTTTTTGGGCATAGGTTTGATTGTGGTAATGTTCCACCCACATTTTGGCCTCTAAATTTCGTTGTTCCACCCCTGGTGAGAAACAAAGAAGCGGTGTAACTCCAAGAATCAGTGTTCCATTAAAATCGGTATTTTCAACAATATCTTCAAGGAATGGTAGGGGAGGTTTACCGTTTGTAGATAAGTTTATGGGTTTACTACCTTGTACTTCTTCCCAAACATGTGTGTTAAAATCAAATCCAGTTCTTGACGAGCCAATGATAACAACGTCGTTCTCAGTAGCTGATGCTACTTTGGCTTTGTGCTGAGCCCAGAGATATCTATCGTCTTCTAGATTTGCTCTGTAATAATCTGGTTTTGAACGCCAATGTATCTCCCAAGCAGCCAGACTTATTATACTGAGTAGAATGGCAATTAACAATGATTGTTTCAGCTTCATCTTTGTCATTATTAGTTAGTGAACATACCATCTGTTTTCATAATCTTGATGAACTCCCTGGTAAAGTAATCTGCATCATCTGCTGTTAGATGGGACCATTCTGGGAGGGTTAGATTTTGTAACTGTGGATAATCTTCAAAGTGATAGGCTCTGACATTGGCTTTTTCAACCAATTCATCCCAAAACTCGTTTCTGGGAGTAATCTTAGTTTCAAAATCCCGTAGATAGCCTGTTGATGGACAACGTAGCAAAATAACGTTTCCACCTTTTTCCTTAAATTTTTTTAAATCTTCAAGAAAAAAAGCCATTGTTGCTTTTTTATCTGGAGGCGGTCCTTCCCCGGACATAAAAAATTGCCAAACTTTTTTCACGGTATTTGCAAAGGCTGTATCAGTTTCCATCCGTTTTTTCATGCGTACATTTCTGTCCAGTCTTATGGTTTCAAAGGAATGGAATGGAGGCATTGGGTCAAAAACGCGATTGCCAATTTTTACTTTTCCCAATAATTCTTTTAGATTGAGACCATCTACCCCTTCAACTTCACTTATAAAAGCAAGCGAATTTTGAAGTGGAATGGATAACTTATGATTTATGCGTTGGGCGAAGGTTCTATCATGAAAATAGTCTATTCTAGCCTGTGGCCAAGCCCAAGGCGGAGCTTCAGGATATGTAGTTGAAAAAAAGAGGCCAGGTGTTACCCCAACTAGAATGGTGCCATTAAAGGAGGAGGTATTGACTATATCATGAAAAACAGGTAAAGGGGAGCAGCCACCAGCTGACAATTGAATAGGTTTCTTTCCAATTATTTTTTTCCATTCATCCAGTTGTATATCAAAATGCACTCTGGAAGATCCAATAAGAACAATGTCTTCTTTGGATAGATCATCAACTTTAGAGCGTTCAAGTGCCCAAAGGGCATCATTATCATCAATTGATCGTGAGAACCCCTGGGAACGCAAAAAAAATTCCCATCCAACAAGTCCAATTACACCTAAAAATAAAGCAATGAGAAGTGATTGTTTTAAATTCATCTGGTTGTTTTTGGTTTAATTCTTAGTGGTTGTTTCTTTTTGTAGGTTAAGGACCGCCAAAGCCATTCTGCAGGTCCATACTGAAAGTATTTTAACCAAATAGGGCTGAAAATCAATTGGAAAAGCCAAATGGCACCTACAACATAATAAAGTTCGTAACGCTGAAGTTTTCCATACAGCGCAAATCCGAAACCTAAAAATACAAAAGCAGTTATAATGCTGTGTATTAGATAATTGCTCAATGCCATTTTACCTACGGCTGCTAGTGCTTTTTGAAGAAAATTAAGGAAACCGGATTTTATGAACAACATAAAAAGGCCAATATGACCAAGAGTGGTGAACAAACGTCCAATATGATACGTTTGTCCTGATTTTGACATTGCTACAACATCAAAATTTGAGTTTACATCTATACTAGTTTCATAATAATTTATAGACAACCCAATCAAATATCCCGTGACCATCATGATGAGGTAAAACAGATAGTTTTTTTCTCCATGAAAAATCCGGAGTTTAAAAAATGCCATA contains:
- a CDS encoding DUF3500 domain-containing protein, giving the protein MKKYILWLFCIIVFPSFGQSDSDPVVAFLKSLNVAQLEKTQFPFETETRQNWHFLPASMWERPGIQIGKLNSSQSKLFHTMLKSHLSLSGYEKTIRIIDLENVLAELSGNTHMRDSKKYHVAIYGYPKKDAVWGWSFEGHHISLNFTVVDDKVSYTPRFFGASPAIIKSGTRKGERTLATEQDLALELINQLNEVQKAKAIFREKAFRDNVSSNFSTVTPLETVGISVSELTDNQQQMISELIFEYLSAMPEELAKMRMENLKKEEFGNIHFGWAGETEIGKPHYYRIQGKTFLVEFDNTQENANHIHSVWRDFDGDFGRDLIKEHYKNSHH
- a CDS encoding FMN-binding negative transcriptional regulator codes for the protein MYIPHYYKNENLAEIKDFLINNSFGILVNQTDGRPYATHIPLELDRNEQGKDVLVGHIAKANPQWKAFSDITEVLCIFNGPHAYVSSSWYKEEEVPTWNYIAVHVYGKLSVLNEKDTMKSLHKLVHKYEKDSKNPISLDDMSPKTLRQVKGVVGFQVEITEIQAAYKLSQTRTEDHPKITSELHEKEDAGSKAIAKKMIERKS
- a CDS encoding type IX secretion system membrane protein PorP/SprF; the encoded protein is MEVKLPLFSKYIIAFRFKWFFSLLVCCIFFSKIGAQESNPYVSYDVPFQNLLKFNRFLINPTFSAVREDKSYVNLFHRSQGADFNDNNQNYFLSYSGRINDRIGLGVSLYNQQEGVISNLGVMANYSHGIQLGQKSNLSFGVNIPYYVSSFDPDRAITVDEDPLLNDASQNSIISFQPGLNLSLGKFDFGVFAQNLVDYNMRSGKSLTDFNEKTFSGHIQFAHEFKNGAGIFEDGRLLPLARARFEGAQDPIFGGGLILDLPKLGWIQGGYDQFYGASAGTGFNLNRRLSFGYNFEKNINNNLTNLGVTHEVSIAFSFVPILSRNSIASTDDSTREPIEGTFVADTKKHKKTPKNKLDAETTLRPTNKEDLAFWEEQVKLLKAQQDDNYAVINELIFKMDSLEENRQRDMEKRFEMVMRMVERKTDNKRPDIEEAAQKLYLAKHKDLDSIARSLETTQLAENSSSKTDQESKNKKGSFSGGAFKPIEKFINLDGVGKGHYIVANVFKNERYLKSFMAQLKAKGLNAKYFKNPDNGLNYVYLAMYQENELAYQAYRSKMEGKYSDEIWIMHVDNPRYSNWADTKFMDNE
- a CDS encoding MBOAT family O-acyltransferase — its product is MLFNSLGFIVFLTVVLALYYAPLFNWTGKKTMLLLASYVFYGLWNPPLILLLWISTMVDWTAGNQLAKEERQNIRKLWLLLSMVVNLGFLAFFKYGDFLLENFVTAANSIGWDFQAQPMDIILPMGISFYTFQTMSYTIDIYKKKIDPAKTFLDFALYVTFFPQLVAGPIVRAKDLISQFYESKKATAQQFIWGLFLLTIGLFQKVVLADTLLSGTSDTVFGSKNILHGMDAWSGTLAFSGQIFFDFAGYSTCAIGIALMLGIVLPDNFMFPYASIGFRDLWKRWHISLSSWLRDYLYIPLGGNRHGITRMYVALMLTMLLGGLWHGAAWTFVVWGALHGIYLVGERLLKKVIPIKINAWNGILFALLTYTLVNFTWVFFRAREFSTAKNMVTSMLFLNDEGEKILGSFDIIKVFTVVALLFICHWFMRNTNMKEVSKKIHPWALGIVWAVMFILICIAQGSGEQFIYFQF